Proteins encoded in a region of the Sander lucioperca isolate FBNREF2018 chromosome 4, SLUC_FBN_1.2, whole genome shotgun sequence genome:
- the LOC116042656 gene encoding zinc finger protein Gfi-1b-like: MPRSFLVKRGGLHHLGKKTGSWDTSMEYSTSETPDNDAVPIALLQPDLPADCHSNGSDHLQPFSPKSYDCRSAVPCIPVNPNTLSPVEKDESRPPTPAVWSRPHVSSEYPVKLSVGLGDLTQHPHILRETRSSGCLKISAPSQECPLCSKVFSCLSSLKTHICKSHGSRAPAHKSNRTERSSCRGKERTFGCTVCGKVFKRSSTLTTHLLIHSDTRPYPCQYCGKRFHQKSDMKKHTFIHTGEKPHVCQICGKAFSQSSNLITHSRKHRDDRPYRCPRCLYGFQHKVDLRQHQDHHCTYR, encoded by the exons ATGCCTCGTTCTTTCTTGGTGAAGCGAGGAGGGCTGCACCACCTAGGAAAAAAGACAGGGTCCTGGGATACGTCCATGGAGTACTCCACATCAGAAACACCAGATAATGATGCGGTACCCATCGCATTACTGCAGCCGGACCTTCCTGCTGACTGCCACTCTAATGGAAGTGATCACCTTCAGCCATTCAGTCCCAAATCTTATG ACTGTAGATCTGCTGTGCCCTGCATTCCTGTCAACCCAAATACTTTAAGCCCTGTGGAGAAAGACGAGTCTCGGCCTCCCACACCAGCTGTTTGGTCCAGACCTCATGTGAGCTCAGAATATCCAGTCAAACTGTCTGTGGGACTGGGAGATTTGACTCAGCACCCTCACATCCTGAGGGAGACCAGGAGCAGTGGCTGCTTGAAGATCAGTGCTCCGAGTCAAGAGTGTCCACTCTGTAGCAAA GTATTTTCATGTTTGTCAAGTTTGAAGACTCACATATGCAAGAGTCACGGAAGCAGAGCACCAGCACACAAGTCCAACAGGACAGAGCGGTCATCGTGCAGGGGCAAG GAGAGGACATTTGGCTGTACAGTGTGTGGAAAAGTGTTCAAGCGCTCCTCCACCCTCACTACTCATCTGCTCATACATTCAGACACCCGGCCCTACCCCTGCCAGTACTGTGGCAAAAGGTTCCACCAGAAGTCTGACATGAAAAAACATACCTTCATACACACTG GCGAGAAGCCCCATGTGTGTCAGATATGTGGGAAGGCATTCAGCCAGAGCTCCAACCTCATCACCCACAGCCGTAAACACAGGGACGACCGGCCCTACCGCTGTCCTCGCTGCCTCTACGGCTTCCAGCACAAAGTGGACCTTAGGCAGCACCAGGACCACCACTGCACCTACCGCTGA
- the LOC116042655 gene encoding lysozyme g-like, which translates to MPPKTVTSALINMLEDLTDMQLKKFCSAILDRREEPRVRRVSLEGKTRLEIADVLVSTYTESGAKDVALETLGEIGCNAQRESFAKDTGPLTSVSNYGNIMEVKTTGASGQTAQQDMLGYSGVRASHTMAETDAGRMQKYRSKIITVGGKYGIDPALIAAIISRQSRAGNALNNGWGDNGNAWGLMQVNVNPSGGGHTARGAWDSEEHLCQATEILVYFIGRIRNKFPGWSKEQQLKGGIAAYMMGDGSIHSYDDADGSTTGGDYSNDVVARAQWYKNNGGF; encoded by the exons ATGCCTCCAAAGACCGTTACAAGCGCCTTGATCAACATGCTGGAGGACCTAACTGACATGCAGTTAAAGAAGTTCTGCTCCGCGATCCTGGACCGCAGGGAAGAGCCGCGGGTCAGAAGGGTATCTCTGGAAGGCAAAACTCGTCTAGAAATCGCAGATGTCCTGGTTTCAACTTATACAGAGTCCGGAGCTAAAGACGTAGCGCTGGAGACTTTGGGGGAGATTGGCTGCAACGCGCAAAGAGAGAGCTTCG CCAAGGACACAGGACCACTGACATCTGTTTCTA ATTATGGAAACATCATGGAGGTTAAAACTACTGGTGCCTCGGGGCAAACAGCTCAGCAGGACATGCTGGGATACTCAG GTGTGAGGGCATCACACACCATGGCAGAAACTGATGCAGGCAGAATGCAAAAGTATAGGTCTAAAATCATCACGGTGGGAGGTAAATATGGGATCGATCCAGCTCTCATTGCTGCCATCATCTCCAGACAATCCAGGGCTGGAAATGCACTAAATAATGGCTGGGGGGACAATGGTAACGCCTGGGGACTGATGCAG GTCAATGTTAATCCAAGTGGAGGTGGACACACTGCACGCGGCGCTTGGGACAGTGAGGAACACCTCTGCCAAGCCACTGAGATCTTGGTTTATTTTATCGGCCGCATCCGCAACAAATTCCCGGGCTGGAGCAAGGagcagcagctgaaag GAGGGATAGCAGCCTACATGATGGGGGATGGAAGCATCCATTCCTATGATGACGCGGATGGCAGCACAACAGGTGGAGACTACTCCAATGATGTTGTTGCCAGAGCTCAGTGGTACAAAAACAATGGAGGCTTTTAA
- the LOC116042873 gene encoding lysozyme g-like isoform X1 has product MPPKTIKSAFINMLEDLTDMQLKKFCSAILDRREEPRVRRVSLEGKTHLEIADVLVSTYTESGAKDVALETLGEIGCNAERESFAKDTGPLTSVSKYGNIMIVETTGASEQTAQQDKLKYSGIRASYAMAETDLLEMNNYKSIIQNVARQKGLDPALIAAIISRSCRAGKTLTAGRGCFDEERNTYNTYGLMQIDVNPKGGGHIARGRWDSEEHLCQATDILIHFILRIKHAFPDWSKEQQLKGGIAAYNKGDGSIHSYDNVDGSTTGGDYSNDVVARAQWYKNNGGF; this is encoded by the exons ATGCCTCCAAAGACCATTAAAAGCGCCTTTATCAACATGCTGGAGGACCTAACTGACATGCAGTTAAAGAAGTTCTGCTCCGCGATCCTGGACCGCAGGGAAGAGCCGCGGGTCAGAAGGGTATCTCTGGAAGGCAAAACTCATCTAGAAATCGCAGATGTCCTGGTTTCAACTTATACAGAGTCCGGAGCTAAAGACGTAGCGCTGGAGACTTTGGGGGAGATTGGCTGCAATGCGGAAAGAGAGAGCTTCG CCAAGGACACAGGACCACTGACATCTGTTTCCA AGTATGGCAACATCATGATTGTGGAAACTACTGGTGCCTCAGAGCAAACAGCTCAGCAGGACAAGCTGAAATACTCAG GTATAAGGGCATCATACGCCATGGCAGAGACTGATCTGTTAGAAATGAACAACTACAAATCCATCATCCAAAATGTGGCTCGTCAGAAAGGACTTGATCCAGCTCTTATTGCTGCCATCATCTCCAGATCATGTAGGGCTGGAAAGACACTGACAGCAGGCAGGGGGTGCTTTGACGAAGAGAGAAACACATATAATACCTATGGGCTGATGCAG ATTGATGTTAATCCAAAGGGAGGTGGACACATCGCAAGAGGCCGATGGGACAGTGAGGAACACCTTTGCCAAGCCACCGACATCCTGATTCATTTCATATTACGCATAAAGCATGCATTTCCTGACTGGAGCAAGGagcagcagctgaaag GAGGGATAGCAGCCTACAATAAGGGGGATGGAAGCATCCATTCCTATGATAACGTGGATGGCAGCACAACAGGTGGAGACTACTCCAATGATGTTGTTGCCAGAGCTCAGTGGTACAAAAACAATGGAGGCTTTTAA
- the LOC116042873 gene encoding lysozyme g-like isoform X3, protein MPPKTIKSAFINMLEDLTDMQLKKFCSAILDRREEPRVRRVSLEGKTHLEIADVLVSTYTESGAKDVALETLGEIGCNAERESFAKDTGPLTSVSSYGNIMEVKTTGASGQTAQQDKLGYSGVRASHTMAETDVGRMQKYRSKIITVGGKYGIDPALIAAIISRESRAGNALNNGWGDNGNAWGLMQVDVNPSGGGHTARGAWDSEEHLCQATEILVYFIGRIRNKFPGWSKEQQLKGGIAAYNKGDGSIHSYDNVDGSTTGGDYSNDVVARAQWYKNNGGF, encoded by the exons ATGCCTCCAAAGACCATTAAAAGCGCCTTTATCAACATGCTGGAGGACCTAACTGACATGCAGTTAAAGAAGTTCTGCTCCGCGATCCTGGACCGCAGGGAAGAGCCGCGGGTCAGAAGGGTATCTCTGGAAGGCAAAACTCATCTAGAAATCGCAGATGTCCTGGTTTCAACTTATACAGAGTCCGGAGCTAAAGACGTAGCGCTGGAGACTTTGGGGGAGATTGGCTGCAATGCGGAAAGAGAGAGCTTCG CCAAGGACACAGGACCACTGACATCTGTTTCCA GTTATGGAAACATCATGGAGGTTAAAACTACTGGTGCCTCGGGGCAAACAGCTCAGCAGGACAAGCTGGGATACTCAG GTGTGAGGGCATCACACACCATGGCAGAAACTGATGTAGGCAGAATGCAAAAGTACAGGTCTAAAATCATCACGGTGGGAGGTAAATATGGGATCGATCCAGCTCTCATTGCTGCCATCATCTCCAGAGAATCCAGGGCTGGAAATGCACTAAATAATGGCTGGGGAGACAATGGTAACGCCTGGGGACTGATGCAG GTCGATGTTAATCCAAGTGGAGGTGGACACACTGCACGGGGCGCTTGGGACAGTGAGGAACACCTCTGCCAAGCCACTGAGATCTTGGTTTATTTTATCGGCCGCATCCGCAACAAATTCCCGGGCTGGAGCAAGGagcagcagctgaaag GAGGGATAGCAGCCTACAATAAGGGGGATGGAAGCATCCATTCCTATGATAACGTGGATGGCAGCACAACAGGTGGAGACTACTCCAATGATGTTGTTGCCAGAGCTCAGTGGTACAAAAACAATGGAGGCTTTTAA
- the LOC116042873 gene encoding lysozyme g-like isoform X2, with translation MPPKTIKSAFINMLEDLTDMQLKKFCSAILDRREEPRVRRVSLEGKTHLEIADVLVSTYTESGAKDVALETLGEIGCNAERESFAKDTGPLTSVSKYGNIMIVETTGASEQTAQQDKLKYSGIRASYAMAETDLLEMNNYKSIIQNVARQKGLDPALIAAIISRSCRAGKTLTAGRGCFDEERNTYNTYGLMQIDVNPKGGGHIARGRWDSEEHLCQATDILIHFILRIKHAFPDWSKEQQLKGGIASYNAGNGNIHSYEEVDAKTSCGDYSNDVVARAQWYTSNGGF, from the exons ATGCCTCCAAAGACCATTAAAAGCGCCTTTATCAACATGCTGGAGGACCTAACTGACATGCAGTTAAAGAAGTTCTGCTCCGCGATCCTGGACCGCAGGGAAGAGCCGCGGGTCAGAAGGGTATCTCTGGAAGGCAAAACTCATCTAGAAATCGCAGATGTCCTGGTTTCAACTTATACAGAGTCCGGAGCTAAAGACGTAGCGCTGGAGACTTTGGGGGAGATTGGCTGCAATGCGGAAAGAGAGAGCTTCG CCAAGGACACAGGACCACTGACATCTGTTTCCA AGTATGGCAACATCATGATTGTGGAAACTACTGGTGCCTCAGAGCAAACAGCTCAGCAGGACAAGCTGAAATACTCAG GTATAAGGGCATCATACGCCATGGCAGAGACTGATCTGTTAGAAATGAACAACTACAAATCCATCATCCAAAATGTGGCTCGTCAGAAAGGACTTGATCCAGCTCTTATTGCTGCCATCATCTCCAGATCATGTAGGGCTGGAAAGACACTGACAGCAGGCAGGGGGTGCTTTGACGAAGAGAGAAACACATATAATACCTATGGGCTGATGCAG ATTGATGTTAATCCAAAGGGAGGTGGACACATCGCAAGAGGCCGATGGGACAGTGAGGAACACCTTTGCCAAGCCACCGACATCCTGATTCATTTCATATTACGCATAAAGCATGCATTTCCTGACTGGAGCAAGGagcagcagctgaaag GAGGGATAGCATCCTACAATGCAGGGAATGGGAACATCCACTCCTATGAAGAGGTGGATGCCAAAACCTCATGTGGAGACTACTCCAATGATGTTGTTGCCAGAGCTCAGTGGTACACAAGCAACGGTGGCTTTTAA
- the LOC116042871 gene encoding N-acetylmuramoyl-L-alanine amidase isoform X1, with product MTLFGQSFFVLALSYFFTVYSRPTGDHLRNIDSFIRAVQQVEDSNPGLSPLALVRALRRTAGHDDGMTNHFLGASYNLSDAELLETAIFNASSFSFFDKALHHIVTNYGEERGVVLAPDGTTVALTPLLLGIESGLKAKIEGTQAVGLFPLTLGRTLGLSFLSLQDFPPSYRLGPNGCWDSVDRPKLFKLSRPATLATDAVINGGMDGAILGMDLSNLPASEQPQALSEVLKGYYSFDLYEVQGLDAVTRHVSPRRREISRSILEPLDLHSQVMETLALVWKLEKTEWIALDNGVGKAVKDGLQEFVHKYWDCPQIIPRCQWGAKPYQSTPIPLSLPLQFLYVHHTYEPSSPCLSFPNCSRNMRAMQRFHQVDRGWSDIGYSFVVGSDGYVYEGRGWNHLGRHTRGHNAIGYGVSIIGNYTATLPSRHAMDLLRHHLVRCAVDGGRLAANFTIHGHRQVVNYTSCPGYAFYSEIRSWEHFSE from the exons ATGACTTTATTTGGACAGTCGTTTTTTGTCCTGGCTTTATCCTACTTCTTTACCGTCTATAGCAGACCGACAG GTGACCACCTGCGCAACATAGACAGCTTCATCCGAGCCGTGCAGCAGGTGGAAGACTCAAACCCTGGTCTCTCCCCCCTGGCTCTGGTCCGGGCCCTGCGGAGGACCGCTGGCCACGATGATGGGATGACCAATCATTTCTTGGGTGCCTCGTATAATCTCAGTGATGCTGAGCTGCTAGAGACAGCCATTTTCAATGCCTCATCCTTTAGCTTCTTTGACAAGGCCCTTCACCACATTGTGACAAATTATGGAGAGGAACGAGGGGTGGTTCTTGCTCCAGATGGCACCACGGTAGCCCTTACACCATTACTGCTAGGAATTGAATCAGGACTGAAAGCCAAGATTGAGGGGACGCAAGCTGTTGGGCTCTTCCCTCTCACCTTAGGCAGGACGCTGGGCTTGTCCTTCCTCAGTCTCCAGGACTTCCCGCCATCTTATCGCCTGGGGCCTAATGGGTGCTGGGACAGCGTGGACCGCCCAAAATTATTCAAGCTGTCTCGGCCTGCCACACTGGCCACTGATGCTGTTATTAATGGGGGCATGGATGGAGCTATACTGGGCATGGACCTCAGCAACCTACCTGCATCTGAACAACCACAGGCCCTCAGTGAGGTTTTGAAAGGATACTATAGTTTTGATCTGTATGAGGTGCAGGGTCTTGATGCTGTGACCAGACATGTTAGCCCGAGGCGAAGGGAGATCTCTAGGTCCATTCTGGAGCCACTTGATCTTCACAGCCAGGTGATGGAGACACTAGCACTAGTCTGGAAGTTGGAGAAGACAGAATGGATTGCTCTGGACAATGGAGTCGGGAAGGCAGTGAAGGATGGACTACAGGAATTTGTGCACAAGTACTGGG ACTGCCCGCAAATCATCCCTCGTTGTCAGTGGGGGGCAAAACCCTATCAGAGTACACCTATCCCACTGTCTCTGCCCCTCCAATTTCTCTATGTTCACCACACCTATGAGCCATCCTCACCCTGTTTATCCTTCCCAAACTGCTCTCGCAACATGAGAGCCATGCAGCGTTTCCACCAGGTAGATCGTGGTTGGAGCGATATAGGATACAG CTTTGTAGTCGGTTCTGATGGCTACGTCTATGAAGGCAGAGGTTGGAACCACCTCGGCAGACACACCAGGGGGCACAATGCCATTGGGTACGGCGTGTCAATCATTGGTAACTACACTGCCACCCTGCCGTCTCGCCACGCCATGGACCTGCTGCGCCATCATCTAGTCCGATGTGCAGTAGACGGAGGAAGACTGGCTGCCAACTTCACTATTCACGGCCACAGACAGGTGGTGAACTACACCTCCTGCCCTGGATACGCCTTCTATTCAGAAATAAGAAGCTGGGAACACTTCAGTGAATGA
- the LOC116042871 gene encoding N-acetylmuramoyl-L-alanine amidase isoform X2 yields MTLFGQSFFVLALSYFFTVYSRPTGDHLRNIDSFIRAVQQVEDSNPGLSPLALVRALRRTAGHDDGMTNHFLGASYNLSDAELLETAIFNASSFSFFDKALHHIVTNYGEERGVVLAPDGTTVALTPLLLGIESGLKAKIEGTQAVGLFPLTLGRTLGLSFLSLQDFPPSYRLGPNGCWDSVDRPKLFKLSRPATLATDAVINGGMDGAILGMDLSNLPASEQPQALSEVLKGYYSFDLYEVQGLDAVTRHVSPRRREISRSILEPLDLHSQVMETLALVWKLEKTEWIALDNGVGKAVKDGLQEFVHKYWDCPQIIPRCQWGAKPYQSTPIPLSLPLQFLYVHHTYEPSSPCLSFPNCSRNMRAMQRFHQVDRGWSDIGYSRF; encoded by the exons ATGACTTTATTTGGACAGTCGTTTTTTGTCCTGGCTTTATCCTACTTCTTTACCGTCTATAGCAGACCGACAG GTGACCACCTGCGCAACATAGACAGCTTCATCCGAGCCGTGCAGCAGGTGGAAGACTCAAACCCTGGTCTCTCCCCCCTGGCTCTGGTCCGGGCCCTGCGGAGGACCGCTGGCCACGATGATGGGATGACCAATCATTTCTTGGGTGCCTCGTATAATCTCAGTGATGCTGAGCTGCTAGAGACAGCCATTTTCAATGCCTCATCCTTTAGCTTCTTTGACAAGGCCCTTCACCACATTGTGACAAATTATGGAGAGGAACGAGGGGTGGTTCTTGCTCCAGATGGCACCACGGTAGCCCTTACACCATTACTGCTAGGAATTGAATCAGGACTGAAAGCCAAGATTGAGGGGACGCAAGCTGTTGGGCTCTTCCCTCTCACCTTAGGCAGGACGCTGGGCTTGTCCTTCCTCAGTCTCCAGGACTTCCCGCCATCTTATCGCCTGGGGCCTAATGGGTGCTGGGACAGCGTGGACCGCCCAAAATTATTCAAGCTGTCTCGGCCTGCCACACTGGCCACTGATGCTGTTATTAATGGGGGCATGGATGGAGCTATACTGGGCATGGACCTCAGCAACCTACCTGCATCTGAACAACCACAGGCCCTCAGTGAGGTTTTGAAAGGATACTATAGTTTTGATCTGTATGAGGTGCAGGGTCTTGATGCTGTGACCAGACATGTTAGCCCGAGGCGAAGGGAGATCTCTAGGTCCATTCTGGAGCCACTTGATCTTCACAGCCAGGTGATGGAGACACTAGCACTAGTCTGGAAGTTGGAGAAGACAGAATGGATTGCTCTGGACAATGGAGTCGGGAAGGCAGTGAAGGATGGACTACAGGAATTTGTGCACAAGTACTGGG ACTGCCCGCAAATCATCCCTCGTTGTCAGTGGGGGGCAAAACCCTATCAGAGTACACCTATCCCACTGTCTCTGCCCCTCCAATTTCTCTATGTTCACCACACCTATGAGCCATCCTCACCCTGTTTATCCTTCCCAAACTGCTCTCGCAACATGAGAGCCATGCAGCGTTTCCACCAGGTAGATCGTGGTTGGAGCGATATAGGATACAG TCGGTTCTGA